The following DNA comes from Solanum stenotomum isolate F172 chromosome 11, ASM1918654v1, whole genome shotgun sequence.
gcttcctatatcacggcaaggtataggatggtccttggcaacgtgaggtaaagcgttgtatcatcactagggctcatagtggtggttgtcggttaaagaacctcctACATaagttattttacttttatataagtacagtcgagttgttattgttttatcattaacaagctaagttgtttatactgttttacaagctatatatattgcatgcgtcttattgctttatatattgagttcagttagtCATGAGTcgtacagagccaaggtaagtgttctcttgtttttcctttcaagcttaagttgtgtttggCTTTTCctcttgcatactcgtacattccatgtactgatgccagttggcctgcatcgtttgatgatgcagattcaggtaccccggatcagcagcctgcacgccgttgatccagctgagcactccagagtcagtggtgagcctccttgcattccggaggactcaattattttgtgttcttagtttttgtcttatcaggatgttgcggggtctgtcccaacatccatctcagtattttaaaggcttcatagacagatagtcagtcagctagttttgagtctcttatctatgtatataagtaaatatcctattttgagattcgggttgccttatggccatattttataagttaagttNTATCTTAGATATTTAGTAGAATTTGGTAGAGTAAATTATCTTTGATATTTATACTGAAGAAAAATCTAGATGTTCTAgataattagatatttataGTAAAGTATAGAAATATCTAGATTCTTGTTACATAGTTAGAAGATAAGGTATCTAGAATAATTTCTAGAAGCATCCctatacaagtataaataagGGTGACATTAGGCATTTGTAATCAACCCAAGAACAACCCAAACAAAGACAATTCAAGAGTCTTCTTCCATAAACAAGTTCTCCTTTCCAGCTTCCTCTTTTTTAGTTGAATCTTCCGATCTTAGTTAACGGTCTTGGCCTAGCAAAAGGCTTCCCGAATTATACTTTTCTTCTGCTATTCTCTACATTTTACTATAAACAAAGAATTGAGTGGTCTTAGAGTATCGTATATTTGATTCTTAGACATTTTCAGTTGAGTTATATAGTTGTTTCATATGGGTTGAAATTTGAATAGAGGCTTTTCAAAGGAATTTATATTTGACAATGCATTGAAGacattgttatttctttattagAAAAGGAACTAATATAATCCTGCTGGAAACAGAATTACGCCTTCACAATGGATTAAAAtattgatgttatccttggtaaAGCACTAGAATCTCCTTAAAAGTTTACTTGCCACAAACATTACATCTTATGTACTTAGAAGAAATATATGATGGATTGTAAGCTTATTGATACTTCTATGAATTGCTATTGCATATAAAAAGATGTTTAGCTTTTTTGTCTGCCTCCTTTACCTATCAAAGTTTCTGTTAACATTGTAGATGAAACTCCCTTACCTCTTTCACACTGTGGGTTTATATCTTCATCCCGGATTCTATTTTCCTCCTATAAAGAAATTTTTCTCAGTCACCTTCCAGTTAACCATCTTCGTGTCATCGTTTCTTCTTCTGAGTGTCTTATCCATGATCAGCGCACGGGAAGGATCATTGGCTGGAAGAGGACCTCTGGGCAACGGAACCTCTCAGCACCAAAGTTAATAACTTGTCCATCAGGCAAATCATAGTCAAATGCCACATTGGAGGCAGGGGTCAGGAGGATGGTGATTCGCCCTCCCTCCTCTCTAGTTCACCCATCATATCAACTTCTGGCTTctactaattaacaaaataaataatggcTCAGTTCCGCATAGAACATCCTTAAAAGCTAGGAATTAAGCAgcaaaatatattgtttttcCTAGCGACTCTGTATTCAAGGGGACTCGGCCTGAGACATctgattaaggatgaaggagtacttaccactccaccacaatccTTGGTAAGTCGAGCCTTATAGGGACGGGAAGTCCATGGAGAAGTGGCCGAAGTGCGGAGATACCCAATTTTGGTATCATCGTTTGTGTTATATATACTTGTAACGTGTAAAACCTATAAGTCATGACTTTGAAATAAATTCAAACGTACGACGTCTGAAGTCAAACTTATCAAAGTCATATGTTTCTGAACTTAAGTCATAAATGGTTGAAGTTCAACCCTTTTTACCCGATGCTAGTTCAAACAATTTTTCTCGAAGTTCATACACGTATAATTAAAGTTTAATCATTTTTATGTAACTTCAAacattttcatcttaaattatTCTgaaataaatagacacattaaaaaaatagttaaaatttgaatacaACTTAAATAATATGGCCTAGTATGAAATGGCGTGAGAGTTAGCCCAACTCATATGAGTATATTACTATACTGATATGAAACAAGAAGATGGTAACAAGAATATTCAATAATTAGCCTGGCCCATAAAGGAATGGTGTAATGTTCAATAATTAggatatttatgaaaaataaaagtgaactaataattaaatattatattcaaagaaaATTGGGAATTGCAAAAAACGGTTAGATTTGTAAAACACACTTTTAAAATGAGTGGAAATGGTGGTGATTACTAATGGTGTGTAAGATCTTGGTTGATGGTAATTGTGGTTGATGTAGGTAGTTGATAGTAATGACTAACGAAGGTACTTAATGATAAGAGCAATTGATTGGTAAAGATGATGGCGATAACGATAATTGGTGATTACGACTAATGATGTAGATTAGTGAGGAAGGAATTCAAGGTGGTATGTGCATGGCGGTGACAGAGTTGGTATTTTTCACTAAGAggattaaaaaatgaagaaaaagtaaACACACAAAAGTCGATGAAAATTCAATatctattataaatatataattttccgTCGAAAAGAATTTAAATAAACTCCACTAACCATATTTAACTCCGCTCCTTAGGTGGTGGTGGAgtctattaatattttttcatttcaatttatgcgatatattttaattgaatacTGACATTTTTCTTATTGTATGACTTAGAAAGTTTTAtcataaaaatgacaaatatttacatatcttttaaaaaaagaagtttatCAAGAAACGATGAACatgttaaaatttatttttaaatataaaaattaataatttttaatatatattaataaaaataataatcatatcatatattattacaaGTAGGAAGCTCCTAACCCCAAAGTTGATTTACCGTTTTAACCCTACAgtattacttaaaaattaatttattaaaaatattagttaaatattaatttattaaaaattaaatttgctGTCAGCCCTAATTTAATTCTTCAGAAACGTGTATAGCTCCTGTTCAACGTCCCTCGCGATCACTGTAACAGTCGTATAGTAGCTGCTCAACCTTCCTTTCTGCAACGCTCAAATTCCATTACTTAAATTATCCGTTCTTCAAAACCTTTTCAGATACTTCACTCATTGTATAAATGTCTCCAAAAACATGTTATTGTCcattaatttgtttatcttttcTGGGCCTGAATCAAATACATCATTATCAGGTAAAATATTTTCCTACTCTGTTTTTGTTGCATAATAGTTACAGTCAATTGTTAACAGAACTATGATCATGAACGAATCAAAGAGGCATATTCTGATTGTTAGGATGATAACCCTTAGACTGGTCCAGTTCATGTATTGTTTTCCATCACCATGCTGAGCCATCCCAAGCTTGAACATCATCAATAGTTTCTTGGGCAATGATGCCGCGAATTCTTCTTTGTTGTGTCATTATCTGtgcattgttgttgttttgtcgTTTAAGTGAAAGTATGCATAGTGCTCAAGTAGAAAGTTTTATCCAGGATGATATGAACAACCTATGATGGAAAACATATATTGGAGTTTATGCAGTTTTCagttcctttttattttctcgactgttttttttttttatacttttaatcATTAACTTCTGTTAAATGTTGTTTTGTGGTTTTTAAACACTGCAGGTGTTTTACTTTGCTGTAGAGGACAATAGGCGAGGGCGTTTTCTTAAGGTTAATCTACTTTCTTGACCTTGACGCTTTGCTTTCGCTCTGTTTTGCTGCTAATCGAAAATATATGTACACCCTTAGTTTCCTCGCACATTGCAATCAGTTTTACTTGATAGATTTTAGATGGTCTTATATGAACTCACACATTACGATCACTTTTACTTGATTGCTTTTAGTTTCTGCCAGGCATAAATTATCATTCTCCTAGAGTAACCAATTCAACGCAATGCCAATCGGAGACTAAGAAATCAACTGTTTTACACTCCAATATCAATAAAGATCTTTATCTCTACGTTTCCCTCTATAACCATTGTTGGCTGATGTAGGATTTCCAAGAAGATATTCTTGTCATCAAAGATGTGATCCTCTAAGATGAGAAGANCCAACTGTCCCGTTCCACTTTGGCCTAAATGGTCGACTGTATTCAATCCCGGCTGTGACACGTCCTATCATAGAAAGTTTTATCCAGGATAATATGAACAACCAGTGATGGAAAACATATATTGGAGTTTATGCAGTCTTCAGTTCCTTTTTATCTTCTcgactgttttttttttacttttaatcaTTAACTTCTGTTAAATGTTATTTTGTGGTTTTTAAACACTGCAggtgttttattttgttgtaggGGACAATAGGCGAGGGAGCTTTCTTAAGTTTAATCTACTTTCCTGACCTTGACGCGTTGCTTCTGCTCTGTTTTGATGCtaatcaaaaatatatttacaccCTTAGTTTCCTCGCACATTGCGATCAGTTTTACTTGATAGCTTTTAGACGGTCTTATATGAACGCTTTGCTTTTGCTCTGTTTTGATGCTAATCGAAAATATATTTACACCCTTAGTTTCCTCGCACATTACGATCACTTTTACTTGATAGTTTTTAGATGGTCTTATATGAAAGTAGGTTGAAGGGTTGTTTTCTTACTGCTACCATAGTATTTTACAATTAAACAAACTCTCAAATTAAGACCAACCGGTGTCAAGTCTAATTTCAGATATCTTACTGCTGCCATAGTATATTACTATTAAACAAACTCTCAAATGAAGACCAACCTGTGTCAAGTCTAATTTCAGGCATTATTCTACATTCCCATTGACTTTAAATTTGCTAACCACTTTGAAATTAGGATCACCtcaattaaaatattgattACAGTTGTCAATTGTTTCTTAGAGGCTCATCCAAAGGTTTAGcgtagtggtcaatgaagtgggatAAAGTCAAAGGAAACCATAATTCCTACCAGTCAGAAGGAGCAAGTCATTATATACATGGCATGGTCTCTTCGAGTCTGGCTTTTGTTTATATCTGTGTTTCATTCTGTCCTGTAGTTTCTCTCTTGTCTTTCTCTTCTTGTCCGTTTTTTGCCTGtatctctcttctctctcaaatgGCAGAAACAAGAAATGATATCATGTATACTCTTTACCTTCAGTTAAAGATAATGGAAGACCACCAACAAAAATTCTCTGTCTATAAGTTACTGGTATCTTCATGTCCACCttatacacaaatagaatatACTCTTTAAACATAAACCAAGGCAAAGAGTAATAGtaaatgaaggaaaaatgacatTATGTGGTGCTTTCAGGAGAAAATCCACCACTTGATATTTGCTCCTAATAGCAGTCCTAGCTTTGATTTAGGTATTATGCCTTAGGATTCCTGCTGCTGAATGTTTACTAAAGTTAACATAGACATAAAATTGCAAAAACTTAGCGGAGAGGAAGAAGTTTTTGTTGTCATCAAGCTCCATGCCCTCATTGACAAAACAGTCAATAAGTGTATACACCATACcttaaatttctattattcaACAACGTCTATTGATGCTTTTCTATCCATTCATGAACAATTTTTTGAGCAATTAGCTTagctttcctatttattttgaaatctaCATATTGTGATATGCATATTGCTTTTTGGGAATGTTGGATTGTCATTGACAACAAATCTAGCATATACCTCCAGATGTGTTCTTTGTTTTGTTAGTGTTATTTATGCTTCTGTTTAGTTTTTTGGTCTATGAACTGGAGATTTGGGAAATTTAGTTCTGCAGGCATCCTTTTGAAGTGATTAGATTTtgcttcttcctttttttggtataaatttcgcGTAAGTAGATAAGCTAACAAGCTGAAGATGTAGCCACTAATGTTTGCATTAGGATAAATTCACATCACACCTCTTGCGGTGCGTACAGCCATATCTGAagcgaaatgtataaaataccTCATATGGAAACACATCATCTCTTTTTCCCTTATAGATAAGCTTTGCAATGCTTCTGCAGAGTTGGATATAGCTACCTGGTAAACAATTTAAGATTCTGTAGGCTTTAGAAATTTCTAaggaaaactaaaataaattacaaattagATATATAGCATTTGCATTGTAAATCAAGGACAAGTATAATTTTTCgcataaattttgttgtttatgaaattcaaaagaaTCGGCTCTTGTTCAGGCTTCCAACAAATCAAGCGAACCAACTGTTTTGGTTGGTAGTTTGTGAGTACTTAAATTTATGCAAGAAGCCAGATGACTATTGAAGATAATACAACATAAATCCAAACAGGCAATAACtgaaattttgtttgatttgtctGTTTTGGCCCTCTATTTTCCTTCATTAATCCAGCACcatcaataataattttatattaagttTTAGTCATTAATTATCTTATATAAATGGATATCAAGTATATGTGTAACCCTCACCATTGGATGAAACAAGCTCAACTGATATGtctcttcttctttcattttgttttgttactTAAAAGCTTAAATCCTCTCATTTATCATATTTCTTGTATGATCTCTTTTATCTTTATTCTTATGTAGCTCTACTGGTTTTATTTTagtaattgttttcttttttctatatcTCACAAATGATTGTATTGTatttcataattcaattatatgtaTGTaacttgacaaaaaaaaaaatttgtcaaaatttacAGATGGcagaattaataattttgaatgaGTCAAAGAAGACAAAGGgtacatatatatgtaattattatttatatatgtcaattaaatatttaaacaatgattattttataacaaataaatacttttattttgtaggtGTAGACTATGAAATTGATAATGATCTACTAGCCATCCTAAGGAAGACATATGTTGATCGAATTTCTTTACAACTATTACAAAACACCAGTCTCCTTCAACGACAAGTTCTCGATATGTATGCATCTGTAAAAAAATGAAGGGTATTATTCCTTAAAAAGAAGGCGGAAGCTTTAAGgcattaaatattttgtaactaTAATGTCGACATTTGAATTATGTGTtgtaacatattaaaaaaaataacttttaacaAGTTAAATACTTGATATATTATAAGAATTGTATAATTGAAGTCGTTATAGTATTAGTTTTCAAAACAATTCACTTgataacaatatttttgaatGATGTGTGATCATAATATCAGTTGAATATGTTGCACCGTTAATTGATTCGATCTTGTATTTTACACATCATACACTTATATTTTAGAAGTATTTATACTAATTAGCATGGTatacacgtgcgttgcacgtgttcGAAAACTagtattattaaaagtgggaagctctTGTCTTCAAAGTTGATTTACCATTTTTCCCTTATACTAAATCAATTTTTATAAAGCTCTTGTCTTCAAAATTGatttaccattttgcccttatactaaatcattttttataaactaatttttatttacaccataattaaaaaaaaaacttcaattaaattagttttcaaTAACATGAATTGAATGGATGATTTGAAAGTGGAGtaataatactttaattatCACACTTAATTCAATGATTTAATAGGGAATCCCCGGGAGAAAAaagtaaaagggaaaaaaaatatgatagagacaaaaTGGAGACTTTGTTTAGCTTTTTGATCTACTTGTTAATTTAGATTTTGTTTAATTAGTTAAGCATAATTAAGTGAAAGAAGTATATACACAAACacatattatgtatatattgattttatatAAGCATTTGATACAAATAAGGAACACTTGAATGAAAATAATCTTATTACGTATCACTCTACTAAGTCAAGCCTTTTTTTTCCAATATGGTGTTCGATATTCACATTGGAGTCCGACTAAATCCGGATCCACCCTGGGAACTTCCATGTTGGATCCGGCTAAATTCAGATTTACTCAAGGAAAGTCCCATATTAGAGAGTAAAATACTCCTTAACAAAGGCGACTCTGCATTCAAGGGGACTCGACCCGAGACATCTGATTAAGGATGAATGAGTACTTACCACTTCACCACAATCCTTGATAAGTCGAGCCTTATAGGGATGGGAAGCCCATGGAgacagtggcggagccaccctATCTTTAGGGGGGGCATCCGACCCCCCTTCggcggaaaattatattatttttacatggttaaaatatttttttatgtatatatagtagatgttgaagcCCCTTAGGCTACTCCATGTGTctatttcttcagattttgaaccccctaattaaaaattctggctccgccactgcatGGAGAAGTGGCCGAAGTGCGGAGATACCCAATTTTGGTATCATCGTTTGTGTTATATATACTTGTAACGTGTAAAACCTATAAGTCACtttgaaataaattcaaatgtACGACGTCTGAAGTCAAACTTATCAAAGTCATATGTTTCTGAACTTAAGTCATAAATGGCTGAAGTTCAACCCTTTTTACCCGATGCTAGTTCAAACAATTTTTCTCGAAGTTCATACACGTATAGTTGAAGTTTAATCATTTTTATGTAACTTCAAacattttcatcttaaattatTCTgaaataaatagacacattaaaaaaatagttaaaaatttgaatacaaCTTAAATAATATGGCCTAGTATGAAATGGTGTGATATTTAGCCCAACTCATATGAGTATATGACTATGCTGATATGAAACAAGAAGATGGTAACAAGAATATTCAATAATTAGCCTGGCCCATAAAGGAATGGTGTAATGTTCAATAATTAggatatttatgaaaaataaaagtgaactaataattaaatattatattcaaagaaaATTGGGAATTGCAAAAAACGGCTAGTTTTGTAAAACACATTTTTAAAATGAGTGGAAATGGTGGTGATTACTAATGGTGTGTAAGATCTTGGTTGATGGTAATTGTGGTTGATGTAGGTAGTTGATAGTAATGACTAACGAAGGTACTTAATGATAAAAGTGATTGATTGGTAAAGATGATGACGATGACGATAATTGGTGATTACGACTAATGATGTAGATTAGTGATGAAGGAATTCAAGGTGATCGGTGCATGGCGGTGACAGAGTTGGTATTTTTCACTAAGAGgactaaaaaataaagaaaaaacaaacacaCAAAAAAGTCGATGAAAATTCaatatctactatatatatacataaaaggaGTAATTTTTAACCCCGTATAAGCTAACAATAGTATAATTTTCCGTCGAAAAGAATTCAAATAAACTCCACTAACCATACCTAGCTCCGCTCCTTAGGTGGTGGTGGAgtctattaatattttttcataacaATTTATAcgatatattttaattgaatacTGACATTTTTCTTATTGTATGACTTAGAAAGTTTTAtcataaaaatgacaaatatttacatatctattaaaaaaaaaagaagtttatCAAGAAAAGAGGAAcatgttaaaattaattttaaaatataaaaattaataatttttaatatatattaataaaaataataatatcgtataaaatgaaataatatcatataaaatgaaataaaaggcCGTACAAGAAAGTTTGAAGGTTTCTTCGATAATACTAAATTGAATTTCCTTTCCTTTCCTTTAATTGGAATCTTCTATGACACTCTTCTAATTTGGATGGTACAACCTAATATTTTACCATAATATAtcgtattatattgtattgtattataatataaatataatatttaaattgattgtattattttttattgttataatttTCGATACTAACAATTTAAAGAATTAacctaaaaaaaagtaaagtacgATGTAGAGCTATCGTAAAAGGATatattaaatgataaatatgattattatcatctcaatttatgtgatacttttCTATAATCGAGTTtacattaatttttcttttttatcgtaattttttcatatattttgaattgttaattactgtaactTATAGGAGTAATACTTTATACGTAGCTTccaaataagtaattttttatttcaaaaaaaaaatctacccAAATTCACGATTTTTTACTCTGGAATTTCAGATTGTGACACATAAATCGgatcaaagaaaataataaataaagacaaaataaatataataagatAACAACGCgatcatattaaattaattataaaacaaaacaaatatttaaatataaataaatattatatttaaactaacgatattaataataatataggtACCAACCAACCATTCAGACAAGatgttactccctctgtcccaatttatatgactcactttcctttttagtcactccaaaaaagaatgacacatttctatataaagtaacaatctaactataaaatatctattttacccttactgaaatgatttacagccacacaaatttctatcattcattttggaccacaagttttaaaagtcttcctttctttcttaaactccgtgctgAGTCAAAAtacctcatataaaatgggacggagggagtattttctTTGTCCTTTTCATAATGACTTGgtcattaaaaatattaatttaaacaGCTGTTACTCCCGCGTAGTTGACAATTTCcatattttttctacttttttatttattttgtcaatttttgaattgcccttttttttctttcttaatttctcCACATTTTTCCCCTTCTTTTGTgaagaaaataatggagaaTCTACTGGAGTGGGGCGATGGCGGAAGAGGGAGGAGAGTGGTGGTTATCGGTGGTAGAGTTGTTGGTTCCCTTATTGCAAAGTCTCTTCAATTTGATGCAGATTTAACTCTTATTGATCCGTAAGTTCAATATGTTTTgctaattattattactattattattattattttgataatcgTGATGTCTGAGTCAGCTTATCCGCACCTCAATTGATTCCACATCGTATTTGGTACTTCCACTAGTACAAGTATGGTATAACTTTGTCCATCAAGcttggattcttcaaaataGAACAAATTGGAAAAAAAGGCCTTCGTAGTAATTActatctcagaaagtcactttcTTTGCTGAAGAAATTTGGAATctcgaaaaaaaaaagactttctGAGATAAAAACTATTAATTGAGTGAAATCAATCATTGTGGTGTACTTCAATTTGTTTCAATGTGTcttaataagtcaaaaattgtTAACAGGAAGGACTATTTCGAGATACCATGGACGAGCTTAAGAGCAACGGTAGAGCTTTTGTTCGCAGTGAGATCATTGATCCACCACAAAGATTACCTCGCCAATGGGCGTCTCATAGTGTCTGAAGTCACTAATATCAACAATAAAGAAGTCTTGACTGCAGATGGACATCAAGTTACCTATGACTATCTTGTGGTAGCCACCGGTCACTACGATCCTCTGCCTGTAACGAGAACAGACAGATTGGAAGAATATCAAAcaggtatatatatacatattacaTAGCATCAAAGACTTCTTTAAGATATCATTCATGTGCTTTATTCGTTCGATTTACCATCTTGTTTGCTTTCCAACGAGCAAATTACTTGTACGTATAATCATAGGAAATGTTTATGCTCGCTAAGTTTATCAActtttttggaaaatgattAAAAGAAGTTAAAGCATTTGTGTTTTGTATCCGTTGAGAAAAGATTCTTTATTTGTAAATCGGCTCCTCTGGCAGGTTTAATTTCATGAGATTCAGCCAATTCTTTAGTGAGCGTCCTGTTAACTTTGTAGATTACTACTTGATATTACTATGTCAAAATGGCACGAGACTCGACTGTTTTTGGTGTCCTTTTTGGACTATGATAAAACAAAGCTAAAGCATGGGTGTTTTGAATCCATTGAGCGGTTCCTCTACCAAGTTTTCATGGGATTCAGTCAATTGTCTTGTTGTTAATGTTGAGATGTACTAGTGATGATATTACTAGTCAAAATGTTGTGACGTTTGACTAATTTTTGCATCGTTAATCTTGTTGTTGCAGAGAATGAAAAGATAAAAGCAGTTGATTCTATATTGATTGTTGGTGGTGGTTCTACTGGTGTTGAACTTGCTGCAGAAATCGCTGTCAATTTTCCTCAGAAGAAGGTAACTTTGGTGCACGGCGGATCCAGATTACTAGAGTTCATCGGACCAAAAGCGTCTGACAAGACTTTAGAATGGTTAAAAAACAAGAATGTGGAAGTGAAATTGATGCAATCTGTCGATTTAAGTAATAACACTAACAACTCGGGTGGAAGCAGAACATATTTCACCTCGTTAGGGGAAACTATCAGAGCGAATTGCCATTTTCTTTGCACGGGAAAGCCACCAGGTTCAGAATGGTTAAGGGAGACGTATTTGAAGGATCGAATCGATAATTTTGGAAGATTGAAGGTTGATGAAAATCTTAGAATCAAGGGTCACAGAAACATATTTGCTGTTGGTGATATAACTGATATTAAGGTAAGCACTAAACTGCATATCTCTTATTTCTTGAAAATGTTTCAAATGAATTATGATGCTTCTTTGCTATTAGGAACTTAAACAAGGATATTCGGCTCAAAAACATGCTCTAGTGGCCGCGAAGAACTTGAAACTTTTGATGAGCGGAGGAAAAGAAAGCAAACTTGCAATATACGAGCCT
Coding sequences within:
- the LOC125844478 gene encoding uncharacterized protein LOC125844478; protein product: MENPPEWGDGGRGRRVVVIGGGVAGSLIAKSLQFDADLTLIDLKDYFEIPWASLRATVEPLFAERSLIHHKDYLANGRLIVSEVTNITNKEVLTADGHQVTYDYLVVATGHYDPLPVTRTDRLEEYQTENEKIKAVDSILIVGGGSTGVELAAEIAVNFPQKKVTLVHGGSRLLEFIGPKASDKTLEWLKNKNVEVKLMQSVDLSNNTNNSGGSRTYFTSLGETIRANCHFLCTGKPPGSEWLRETYLKDRIDNFGRLKVDENLRIKGHRNIFAVGDITDIKELKQGYSAQKHALVAAKNLKLLMSGGKESKLAIYEPRPSPKIIVSLGRQDAVAQFSFTTIIVLVPRMIKSKDLYVGKTRKKWGFNLSNICCFIHEI